The Candidatus Methylacidiphilales bacterium region TTCAACAAGCTGTTTACTTGCATTTGCGGCTTGCTCTTCAAGCGCGACAACATTGTTATCTCTCTGAAAATTTCTTAGCTCATCATCGCCAGCTTGGAGTTCACGCTCAACTCTACGAATTTCTTGGCTTATAGATTCTAGTGTAGTGCTAGCTGTATCACTTCGCATTTGTTTTTTTAGATTGATAAATTCCTCCATGACGGCTGATAGAAAGTGTTGCACATAATCTTTATCTTCAGATATTGCATTGAGTTGAAAGATTGATGAGCGAGGTATAATTCCTACCTCCAATCGCGCTGAACTTTGCTTCAAATCTGGCATTGTAGATTGTAGCCGGTCTCTAGCGTTTTGTAAGACTTTCGCCGAACGCATCAGGTTCATCTGAGTGCCAAAGAAGTTTTGATACTCCTCGGTGTAAACCATGCTTTCTGGAATATTAACCCGCGGTGCTACCATCATCTTGCCGGATGAAATGTATATTGGTTTTGAGGTAACAATAAGAATTGCCCCCACTAAGATAGAGACTGTGAGTGCAAGTAATACTATCCACCAGTATTTTTTTAATAACGCTCGAAAACGATATAATCTTGTTAGGAAACGAGTTAAGAATACACCGGGCGGTTGTGGGGGAGAATGGCCAAAACTTACCTCCTGAAAGTCCATATCATTATATTCATGTCAGCAAAATTGTGTTTTTCAATTTAATTTTAAAAGTTAACAATCTTCTGAGGAACTATGATTAAATCCCCTGCATGCACTTGAACATCTTCATTTATTCTACCTTTTTCAAGGACGTTAACTAGATCTACTACTATCGCTCCATCCGGAGTTTTATTGATATCTTGTATCTTACCATACTGCCCACCACCACCTCTGACTAGTGTGACCTTTCTTTTGTTGGCAAAATCCGAAAAACCCCCAGCTCTGAGTATCGCTTTGCCTACTGTAAACACTTCATCTGCCGGAATTTCTATTGGGCCTTGTTGTCTAACCATGCCCACCACGTAAATTCTCCCCCTATATTTGGTGGCCTGATCAAGAGCGATAATGACAGTTGCCCGTTTATAGAGTGTCTGCTCTAAAGCTGCTTTGATTGCATATGCCAGTTGCTTCGGCGTTCGGCCAACTGCCCGTATTCTTCCATAGTAAGGAACATCAATTTCTCCACTATCAGTGACAATTCTTTGAACTGGAGGGTCTTGGTCCTCGAGGACACGATAACTAACCACATCACCGATCGCAAGGGGCCTTCGATCGTCTAGTGTAGCCATCGAAGCTGGGCCCAGAGCACCCACTGCTGTATTAGAAGCATTGTTGGGGTTAGATCCCCTAGTAATAGGAGAAGGCTCTTGAGCGTATAAATAAGATACGATGGATAACAATAATACCGATATTGCTGTCTTCATGCTAAATTTATTAGCATGAATTAAAAGCGATGCAACCACTCAATAAATACTAAATGCCTGTAATAGTCTCTCAGGAATAACTTTGAGTCCTTCTCAAGATACTCGTAACCCCATTTAAGATTGTCTTGCTTAGTTAATTGATAGCCAAAATGTATCCCTGCACCCCAACGCAAAGACTCCTCCGCAAATGGTCCATCCGATGGATCAGCCCATTCAACAAACTGGTTTGTCCCAATGCTTAAATCTTTAATGATCTTCCATGTCTGTTCTGCTCTTGCAAAATATTGCTTGTAATAATTAGTATCATAACCTATCGCTATCTCTCGGCCTAACTGCAGTGTGTGGGTAAGGTATTGGTTCACCTCGTGTTCAAAAGTAAGCTTCATATACCAAT contains the following coding sequences:
- a CDS encoding polysaccharide biosynthesis/export family protein; protein product: MKTAISVLLLSIVSYLYAQEPSPITRGSNPNNASNTAVGALGPASMATLDDRRPLAIGDVVSYRVLEDQDPPVQRIVTDSGEIDVPYYGRIRAVGRTPKQLAYAIKAALEQTLYKRATVIIALDQATKYRGRIYVVGMVRQQGPIEIPADEVFTVGKAILRAGGFSDFANKRKVTLVRGGGGQYGKIQDINKTPDGAIVVDLVNVLEKGRINEDVQVHAGDLIIVPQKIVNF